ACCTATCCTAAATATAGCATATTTATATCAGAACCACACAGAAGGTTTTATTTTGCCCTGACGTGaaatttcaataataataaaataaagaaacagATGCATTTGAAAACTTTGAATGGAATGCATTAACTGGAGTAGTGTATACATAATGTCTACAATTTCCACGCATTCTTcatcatcaaaacaaaatacGAATCATGGTCGATGGAAGCACTAACACCACTGTAGTAGTTCAAAAACTCGTCCTTCGTCACCTGTAAATCCAACCAGAAAATACAGAATGGATAGTTCAGATttatcactgatgaaattatTGCAGTGAAGAAAGTAATTTAAAAGTCCATTCTCCCAACGTAATATGTATTCCCTATAGTCCAAGTTATCGGAATGTCGTTCAGAGAAAACTGAAAGTCATTGACAAGTAAATTCAAATTGCTCTTATAGTTCTAAGTAATTTCATCTCACGTTCCCTGGTAATACTGGATTGAATCTCAAGGGTAGAGATAAGTTTGTCGACAAGTACTTCTACTAGATCATTCGCTCAAACCATGGCAAACTGACAACAATTAAACTGACTAGACAGTTTACCCAGACTCTGCCCCCAGCTTCTCGCAAGGTGAATGTAGCTCCAACGagaagagtctgggtaaccgagactatacAAGATGGCGTCTTTTACAGTGCCGTAATTTTAAGAGGCACGCATTTTTACGACGATATCCAAAATCTACTTTCTAGGAATTATATTACCAACATTCAAAGACTCTTGAAGTTCAAAGCTGAATTCCTATTCACGTGATTACCACGTGACGTGACTTACCTCACCATCCTTGTCATAGGGGGAATCAAAACTGTCTAGGAACTTTCTGAAAATGTGATCCTCACTCCATTCACCATTGAGATACTTTGGGTGTTTGGTGACGTCATACACGCCACGTAGATCTTCAATTGTGATAACTCCATCCCCTGTTTTATCCATTTTATGGAAAGCCGCATCGATCATTTTCACTCTGGTGGGGGACATAGGTGGCTgacaatttaaaaatatattacacaaagtcagtattttaaaatcaaatctgGCAATATTCCAACTATAGTTGATGAATTTTAATACTAAAACATTTAAGCTGGTGTTTGTACTCATTTTCTGACTTTACTAAATCAGAAGTACGCGTACTATTGTGACCGTTGTCATCTCGTCCTAAGGATGTAAAATAATCTCATATTTCGAAGTCTGTTAGACGTTAAGATTAGCACTGAAATGCCAGATTCTGAACTTTGACTTCAGAAGATTATTCATCAACGAATTGCATGCCTTTAGTATATATGAATAAAAACCGTTTCCttttgaaaatcaatgtttgaAACCCATAAAGCGTTTGTTTTGAATCGTGTATTGGCTTGTTGGTTTTGCTGACGTGATCGATGCAGTCGATCGGACCTGGATCGATACCCAATGTTAGAGAAGAGTGGAAGTACGGTGTTCTAAATGTCGTGTAGAAACGTTGAGGTATGACAGTTcgatatattttatgaaaaaaaaagaatcttCGGTACAACGCGAAGACGTGACGCAGATAAAATGCAATACTTTATTGGATTCTGTACATCCAGAGGGATTTTCCAATGATTTGTAAATATTATAGTGTTATCATCTCAGAATCATCCAGGGACTGTCTGACTACCTCGATCTTCGTTTCAGTACTTCGATTATTCCCTGGCGATTTATGTACAAGCAATTGTATACTTTCCCCTGTGGCAGTTTTGATCCTCACACTGTCCTTCTCGGAATTAGTACCTACTCACAATTACATATTATATCTTGAGcactttttgataaaaaaaaatatatcttgaTGCCAAGGTTTCGGGTAAGATTTCCTATACtgtaattctttgaaagtatatGATTACAAATGGACAAACAACTGAGATGCGTTATCTAACCATTTTATTCGGCAAATATCCTAGCTTCAAAATTTGGCACTCACGAGAATTTAGAATCATTATGGAGATAGTAAGTAAATGCATAGTACGCTATATAGCTATTTTTGAATATGGCTGTCGTATCATTATTACAAAGGCGGCCTAATGTTAATATTGGGgacaaatttgtttgaaaatcgAAGAAGCTCAAATCACCTTAGACCATTTGAATCATCTTAAactatgaaagcttgttcctggtccttagtccaaatttgggggggggggggtttcggGGGAACGGATAATCCTTTACTTTATTCTGTATAGTTTACACACTACATTcagcggccattttggattctaaaatgacatcCGATCCGATTTTGACCGCCGCGGTTCTTTTTGGtttaattattttggatttttaaattataaaacaattttatcatggcttctcagtacttgaaaaatcaatgagtATGTGCTTgtctcaatacattgcaaaaggctacaaaaacaaattagtgtaaaaaaattgtcatttgtacaataacaaacattttatacatttattgcaAATTAGAACTTATATTCAAGTTGTTTTACATTGACTGACGAAGACAAGTcttgataatattttttttataaattaaaaatcataaataaataccaaatccttatCAACATAGCCACATTGAATCAGTTGggagtttttaaaaataacaatattagcAACGTATTAAATTTAAGAGTTTTTTCCCAACAATCATATAAAAATCGAAATATTAAAAGCAAACGTTGCATGTATAGATTTTACGAGACAGTTAGAAAATGTAcgtgtattatttattatatacactAAATCTAAAATCGTTTACGGCAGCAGGTAATCCTGGTACATAATACTAATACTTTGAActcattatttattcataacTAGAGTGCAATTCAATGGTTTCAAATTATGGCGTGATCTAAGACTGCACGGGCGGTTTATTTATGACACTGTTAATCATTTACAAATGATATTTTAGACAAAACAATCGTCCTAAATTTCGTTCTGATCAATTCAGCTACATGAAACCGAAAATGTCTGCTTATCGGTGGTTTAATGTCCTgtttattgatacatgtattatcttcGTCAATGACAGTGAGACGGtagttatgtgtgtgtgtgtgtgtgtgtgtgtgtgtgtgtttgtttgtcgacgtctgtctgtctgtctgtctgtctgtctgtctgtctgtctgtctgtctgtctgtctgtctgtctgtctcttagTTAGCAGCATATCTAAAAATAACTATGCATGGATTTTGAAGAAACTTTTATCGAAAGATTGTTTATAATGAGGCAATGACCCATAACTTAAATTTTGATGGAGGTCAGATGCCAAAGCTGGATTTCATGAAGACTTTGGCGATGCCATGCATAGCATACCGAGCATCAGCCACCGTGTTCAAACACTTGAAGGCGCACTTCTTTAGATTTTTGAATACTATACCTGCCTTATCGGGAGAACTACCTACAGCCAATGGTACATGGTATGCTCTCTACCGTTATTATTTTGATCGGAGTAGTGGCGTGGGTGGTGGTGTGTGTTGGAGAGGGGGCGGTGACGCTGAAGAAGGCGAAATGGTGGTGTAAAGTAACATTATGTTGTTAGTGATGTAGTGTTGTCGCGTCGTTATTGCCGATAGACGTGGCCATTGTCACagtaccatggaagtataaccttATATACTGTAGTTCATGCTAGTACAGACCAGAGACGTCTGTAAGCTACCGTCGTTACTGCTGTTCATCgtttaatttcatttaatttgtttttggcACGTGAATCTGACAACGGCCGTCCTCTTAAACACATTCCGTGTTTTGGAAAGAGTGTGCAGTAATGTGACtaataaatatcatatttatggCTCCCCACGAGATAGCAACTACACAGATGGTTGTAAATATCGGTGCGCCATGACTCAGTTGGCACACACCTACAACGATTTcgtttgtgtacatgtgtctcCATGACAACCATAACAAATACGTAACCGTTTTAATGACAAACGTGTTGAGATTATCCCAACATGTTTATcattaaattgtgatatgaCCGTACTACTATATATGGACTGCTAGGTCTGAATTAtcgaaaaagaaatatttgcatgGAAATTTTCTTCACAGATAATTTGAGTTCATCGATTTAAACGTTATTAAGACAGGAATGCGGTGACTAATATATCATATGCGAACACAACCCCAAAGGACATGTTATTAAAATACCGATGTATATATGTTTACTGATCGACAGTCTCTATCTAATAACTACCATTCCTTTGTATTAAAGAGACATTGACcagttgtgaaaaaaatattcgtttttttttgttccacGTGGAGAATTGCACGTTATTGTTCTTACTGAAACAGGTATCACTCGTAATCATGAGATCTGCTGTTACGCATTTTGTGGCAAAAATAAATGATCTGTTGACATATTTTTTGGGTGTACCCAAAAATTGCCACTGACGTCAAAATCGTAGAGAAAATGCACAAACAGTTGTTTCAAGACCGAATTAACATAAATACATTACTATTAAAATTAGTATTCATCGGTGGGATCAATGTTTTAGATTTAaactttttatatatttttgatataatttataataacctttttttttcattcttttcatattttacaattaTGGTGTCGTTAACGCTTGATGGAAGAAAGTCTGTTTCCccataaattatatataccaTACAATGACATGCtaattataaaacaatacaGAACGTGTACGTACTATGTCCACCCGGTTTTATTGAACACGTACACCTATCCCGATCTTTAAGTTATTTCATCTTGTTCGTCGGTACGCGGTTGTAATAAAGCCGCAGAGTAATGACGGGAAAATAGGAAACCTTTGAATAGAATGAATCAAGATATTTAATTTCAACAGATGTCGTCAAAATAGCTTTGCTATAAATAGAGAATTAGTTGTCATACATAATACGACAGTTCTCTCTCCTTACCCGAAGGGAGATTAGGAATTCATCAAAATCTACAGTTCCATTACCATCTCGATCAAAAGCGGCGAACACTGTTTGGACTTCGTCGGGTTTCATCGACAAACCAAAATCACTAATTCCCTTTTCGAATTCCGAATAGTCTATTTTTTTGTTGCCGTCATCGTCCATTATTTTAAAAGCTctgataaaaaaagaaaagaaaaaagaatgcATATATTAAATAATTTTTAATATGAATTTTAATTGATAGTGTGGGTTGGAAAATCATAGTTTGAAGGGTATGTACACTTTTGAAACCCATATAACACCGAGAacaattttacattatttatacaaaatTAAACTCTGCGGAGACAGCAAAAATCCACACCTGTATATCTCAGTCTGTTAAATTCATCACCCCATAgttcaaacagacagacagacagacagacagacagacagacagaccgacaaacaaaacaaacaaacaaacaaacaaacaaactacagaCTACACAGTACAGACGACAAACCGACATACCTGCCTAATCCCTTGATTCCACTGCAACCACGCGTCAAACACTTATATCGAAGTCTTTCTATTGGATCTGTGGTAGAATGCAACTTCTTATTTGCCTccatttgaatatttttgtcatgattAGCGTCAGACATCTTGGATCGTCACAGTCTGCAAGAGTGATATAATAATGACAGAGAGTTTGTTCGAGTTACTTTCAGCGGAAACTACGTTCACTGGTTTTACAGGTGTGTAACTGCTACTCATCGGTGTGTCTGACGCGATTCAAATTTGCTTTACTGAATATTTCGTCTAAAAGTCTGGAATGGACGATTAACAGTCTACTGTACTCGTGGTTATCGCGTTACTATCAATAACCGCCATCTGTGTAAATGATGGATTTATATGAACAGTTCTAACAGATTATTTTTTGAATTCAGGACGGTTAGTTGCAACAGGTGTGGCATAGTTGCTATGACCACGAGGGATATTGGTGACCTCACCAAAGGTATGACCTTTAGTTTCAATAACACTATGCTAGTATAGAGAAAAGACAAATCGATAGCTGCACAGATGAACTCAGATGGAATGAGGTTGATGAGCTCCTTACACCCCTCATATTCAAATTAACTGAACATTTTATTTGGGGAACTTCAAAAGGTCAACAGGTAACAATTGTCTATAAACATGATCAAAGGTTTATAGTTGCTTGTCTTTTTATGTGTTGAACTTCCAGGTCACGAGTTGGCATAGCAACGCTATCCtttcaataattaatttttaGGTTTCGGTTGTATTTAGTTACTAAAAAGAAATCTAGCTAtctattaaaaacacacatacaGGCTTCCTTATGGCGTGCGGTATCAAAATCTGAGTGCGAGAACCAATCAGATTTCTGTGCGTGGTTATTGTGTATGTGTTACCGATGTCGATACACTATTTTCCTGATATATAATTATGCGGGGTTGACTAGACTCATGTACCAAAAACTAGTAAAATTGTGATGCTTGAGAAGTTTTGAACAGCATAGTTGTGTTGTAGTCCACAGTCCCCAGCTACAGTAATGTTCATTGCAGCAATCTTTTTTATATCATGTATTGCTAGATAAGACCTACGGTGTCAGTTTCTGTTATAAAACTGACATGCAACATATTGATTGATAAGATCATGTATTTATAGGTCCTTTTTTCAGTTAAACTCTGAGCATGAACGTgcatttattgtacatgtacggaCATATATGGTGATCGTGGCGTTGGTATAAGCTCCGAATCTGCCATTTTgaattattgtttttctttcaacAAGATATAAAATCTGATGGAcacaaagtgaaaaaaaaaacgaggCTTGAAtcttatttgaatatttggaaGTTACTGGGTAAAAGTCTACATATTATGTACCCCATGCAggtacatacattacatattatgtacCGTAACTCCATGCAGGTACctacattacatattatgtacCCCATGCAggtacatacattacatattatgtacCGTAACCCCATGCAGGTACCTACAGATGTAGATCAAAATTATGGctaaaattatacataaatgCAGTTATCACCACATGTTGAAATATCGGTCGCAATAAAGATAAATTATTTGAGCTCTGTAATCGTTCAGTCATTACTTCAGATCCTAAAAGGAACCAGACAAACGTTTCAGGAAGCAAACGAtagaaaatacatatattagaTACACAACACAGCCCTTCCCTTATATGCACCACGTGTAAACATCGAAATGAGTTTGAACTTACAGGATATTGGAAAACTTACCTTAATTTGTGTAAACGAAAACGGTAGAATGATTGTTCTAACAGGTCTGACTATTCGGTACTATACTAGTCCTCTGCCTGTACCCAGTTCAACTTGTTTCAGCACCAAGTATTTCATAGGATGTTATGAGTCATATTACGTGCAGGGTTGACTGCTGACCTCACGAGTTGTCACAAACACTTGTATACGATAATGCCCGCTGTAAAAAAATGTGACCAAAAGTCTGACCTCACCGgccacagtacatgtacaccgcGTGCCTCCTCAATGGTTACCTTGCGTCGATCTGCACTTTGCCAGTATGAACTACACATTATCGCCTAGTTTGCTTCTATTTGTAATAATTGACACTGTAGGTTTATCATGACAAATAACGATATTAGAAAGAGAAGGTGATTGATGGCTAATACCATAattatatatgataattatCTTAAGTTCTATACTTTCACTTGATGTAGAAATTTATTATGACTACATATTAGACATTCCAAACTTATCATCGACAGAGGTAGTGACAGTTTATTTACTTTTATGGTGATGCCTTTGGTGTATCATTTCATGGCAGAAAGTAgatgattttgtttttatttcgaTTGTATGATATTCCTACATGGGTTTATTGATGGTTTTATTGATGAGgaatgtgtgtgtacgtgtgtctgtctgtctgtctgtctgtctgtctgtatgtctgtatgtatgtatgtatgtatgtatgtatgtatgtatgtatgtatgtatgtatgtatgtatgtacatgtatgtatgtatgtatgtatgtatgtatgtatgtatgtctgtctgtctgtctgtctgtctgtctgtctgtctgtctgtatgtctatctatctatctatctatctgtgcaTACATCTATGTAACTATCGTTGATAGACGCAGTATAAACTTGATATCTCGGGAAATAGGTTGTAAGCAATTGAATATGAGAAAAGGTCAATTTCTGAGTACAATATATCTTATTATAACATTTCTCATAGTCACTTTATTACACATTTGAGCTGTAAATCATATTTCTAAACATTACCTGAAAACGTTGTATTGTTGACGTAATGATTGCAATACAGTCGATAAATCCAAACTTTCCAGGCCTCATGTCTCATCGCATATTGTCTGATAGAATTGAATTGTATCAGGATATATGGCTTAGTTTAAAATATTTAGGTTGATTTACCATCTATATCTTAACCAGTTTTATATTGCATATCCAATAGAATTGTAGtacctacaattacaataatCATACTTCACATATCTGATATGTCAAAGTTTGGATTCAGTTTGCGatgatttgaaattaatagaaaCCTCAAATAAACATTCAGATCATTAATATGGGACGGTAGGGTTGACAGTCAGACTGAATTCTAGAGAGAGACTGAattctagagagagagagagagagagagagagagagagagagagagagagagagagagagagagagagagagagagagagagagagagagagagagagagagagagagagagagagagagggagcgCGCGCAAGAGGGAGGCGAGATGGAGTATGAGGAAGCGAGAGTGAGAAAGGAGGAGGTGGCGATAGAGAGGCGAGGAGAGAGGGGAAGTGAAGATGAAATTAGAGCACCCCCATTCTCGTCTCTTCATTTCCCATTTACAAAAGATACGTAATCCAATTCACTTCCATTGTGGCAATTCTATGAACAAACGAACAACGCcgtgtaaaaaaaatcaaccaaTCGACGCTGTGGTGTGAAATTTGACGTTTATTAGATCGCATACATTCTGTGTAACACCTCTTTGAAATGTCTCGTGTCCTATCTCTATGGTAACCCATTGGGATCTTTAGATACCGAAAGCTAGAGCTGTGTAGTTGTGAAATAAATCAATGTATTCCTCATTCAACATGACGATATTCAAATTGGCTTTCTTACAAGACATATATTCGAGGACACAATAAACAACATCTCGTTTCTTAtcagaaaaaaaaggaaagtgCCGTCcattctgccccccccccccccaatgccCGTCATTCTATCACTTACCataagacatgtacatgtgtaacagCCTTATGTAGATCTTGATATTAGATCATGCAACGTGATATTGACTACTTTGAAATGTTGATCTAAACTTGCATACAGGAAGCATGAGTCGTTTTCAATTGGCCCTAGGGCACTAGCAGAGAAGCACGATGTTGATTTACTATATAGTCTGTAGTCTGCTCAGAGCTGCCACATAAAATGGCAAGATTTTGCGCTCACAAAGAGAATaaccttttaaaaaataatgacgGCGAGGATGCAGCAATAGAAACAAAACACGTACTTGGGTTCTCCGAAAGGAGTGTTTTCAACTTTTCGTAAAGAAAGTGGTAAGCCTTGCTATAACACTCGCAGACACCACCGATAAGACTTCTGACATAGATCTTTGTTCAGTCATCAAAAATATATCTACGCAGGAGCTCTGGACTAGTAGTCTGCATCACAGTTTGCATCCAGACTACTGGACTAGAGACGATCAATTATCTTAAGTACAAGGTACCTGGGAATGTGATGTTAcacttatttgataaaacaatgaGGTATTCGGGCAGcactataacatgacatatgATCCCTCGTGCAACTTTCTGCTTCCGAGTCTGCCTTCAGCAGCCACATCAAGCTTTCAGCCTtggaaaataaaagttataaataaCGACATAATATACGTTTTCTAGTGCCCTTGTGACCAGATAATAACGAATTAACAAACAGTGCCCTATCTTACACAACCTAGGAGTGCTTTTACATTAGtaggtatacatacatgtacttcacagCAGATCatcaaacaatgtatgtattactttaagttATATTTTCTTAACTTCTTGCGAACGACTTTGGTCTCAAAATATTCTGCTCAAAATATTCAGCTAATCTAATTCATATTATCCAgttattacaaataattcataGGATtggtaaaaatacaatattctcAACCATGTACCAGGATTGGAAAATGACGACAGTTAGAAAAAATGATATGTTAGGTGTTCAATGAGGGTGAAACAATATATAGGCCACCGAGCTTCTCCGGACTGTACATGACGTGTCAATCCAGATTCCAAACTCCTTTCATCTTTAGGACAAAGTAGGAATCGTCGTCGATAGATGCACTCACACCACTGTAGTAATTCAGGAACTCCTCTCTTGTTATCTATTAATATGATTAGGAATTAGACTAGTGGGTGAAATTGTAATGATGGTTATACTCTCTAAGGCAGTGCTGGTGCAGTCTTATCAACTGAATCTGAGTACATGTCATTTTTTCTGTCCGTTCATGCGTTCAGAGAAAATGGTGCTAGCCACGTACAGACATAAATGGCCAATGTTCTTATAATGGTTTCGTCTTAGCGTAGTGTGCACCTTGGAAGTAACAATATCAATAGTTTGCTCTTACTttgtttaaaggggcacaaagTGAGTTTATACGAATTTTGGTGTAGTTTTTACTACATATTTAAAACGTATTCgtagtattgtacttactgtgGCATACGAActaccacttgcaattgaccgaatcacagacaaggaagaaacatGTTTCTACTTTGTCtgtgactgaactcaaacctggtattaaagtggccatatggatgagaatttggtatttattttggatttttatttgataaaacagcttcaccatgtttttctacttgaaaaaataatgcaaaataacatataccaagtccatgttcataactcaatacattgcaaaaagatgcaaaaaaaGTGTAAGAAGTTTggtattgtacgtacaataacaaacattttacacattgtttaatgttttgccgtttattgagatgtgaacatggacttggtatatgttattttgcattattttttcaagtagaaaaacatggtgaagctgttttatcaaaaaaatccaaaataaataccaaattctcatccatatggccattttaagaTATATCccataaacgatccgatgacgtaatttatgatagtacgtattttttttaaaaattcagaagtcataacattatatttgaatgtggttttatgtaagttttgtCACGTCagtaaaaaacttataaactcagcttgtaccactTTAAGAAAACTCTAACCTATTCTCAAGGaaagacaacaaaaaataacatcagGGTAACAATACAATGATTTGAAACAAAGGTCACAATCGAGTCGTGCGAGATGAAAGCGTTAGACTTTGTCTGTTGATAATTTATGCTCAGTATTTTTTATCTAAGAAACTACAGCCAGTTGCGTTGTTTATGGTATAAATAGAACATGAATTTCTTACTATGTCTGTGAGAAACGTTTCAGATACACAGGCAAATTACTAAACTATGCACAAGCTAATTAGGTTATTGTCgttgaacataaaatatggattatataccccagtcgttctacgtcacaacaacccATATCTACATTTCAACCCGTGTCTACATACGTTTAACTTGTTCTGTGGTACTCGAAATATGACTTGAGTCAAAACGTTACATTATTTTCCcggttttaaaaataaattaatcttgaggaggtataatttaATAGGATATATGACATTCCCAGATATTTTTTTCTCCATTAAGATGGAAAGTACTCATGACCTAAAGCCCCTCACCACacgcaagccaagttgaacgcGTTCGGATAAAAAatgggatttataccctggtcgttaCGACAATGCGCGTTACTACGTCACTGATTCAGCTGTATTCGAAACATGCGTCAAACGTTCATGAAAGTCGCCATTTCTCTTTCCGCTTTTGcataatatgtttgtttttacagGTATGATTACGTCATATTTTACACCTTAATAGTCATGACCTCGTCTTCGAATGGAAGTGACAAAAAGGTCCTGTTGGCCACTCGTATTTTTCTGGGGAtgtaatatctaattataagtacatgtaattgataATTATGTAATACAGTATATGACTAACCCGACCGTCCCTGTCATTCGGTGTATCGAAACTGTCCAAGAATCGTTGGAAGATTTCATCTTCTGTCAGGTTAGTACTATGTGATGATAGAATAGATTTCAAGTTGTAAGTCCTTCGTAAATCTTCAATGGTGATAACGCCATCACCGGTCTGATCGAGCTTATGGAACACGGCATCCACGGCGTCGATTCTTACTGCTGACATTGGAGGCtgtgaacaaaacaaaaaaacaacacaacgAAGTGATAGCGACGGAAAATGTCAGAAAGTGTTATGCCATTACAATGTATCTGAAACGATGTGTTGACTGTCGCATCGAATTTCCGCTATCATGTTTTCCGATA
The Glandiceps talaboti chromosome 6, keGlaTala1.1, whole genome shotgun sequence genome window above contains:
- the LOC144436304 gene encoding calcyphosin-like protein, with product MSDANHDKNIQMEANKKLHSTTDPIERLRYKCLTRGCSGIKGLGRAFKIMDDDGNKKIDYSEFEKGISDFGLSMKPDEVQTVFAAFDRDGNGTVDFDEFLISLRPPMSPTRVKMIDAAFHKMDKTGDGVITIEDLRGVYDVTKHPKYLNGEWSEDHIFRKFLDSFDSPYDKDGEVTKDEFLNYYSGVSASIDHDSYFVLMMKNAWKL
- the LOC144436687 gene encoding calcyphosin-like protein; protein product: MAEETCDKTIQVVAKEKLDSSTDLVERLRYMCLLKGCSGIKGLSSAFRIMDVDGNRKLAFMEFQDGIQKFGVAMETAEVKKLFSIFDRDGNGKIDFNEFFVSLRPPMSAVRIDAVDAVFHKLDQTGDGVITIEDLRRTYNLKSILSSHSTNLTEDEIFQRFLDSFDTPNDRDGRITREEFLNYYSGVSASIDDDSYFVLKMKGVWNLD